Below is a genomic region from Dehalococcoidia bacterium.
GAAGAAATCCGTGTCAAGTCTGGTGAGATGCCCCCTGTTTGTGCCCTCTACTCTTCCGAACTTAGTGCCCCGATCGTAAGGTCGAGGGATGAAGTTATTGGGGGCCTCTTCCCCCGATCTAATTTGCTGCCATATTATATTACTAGTTGCACCATATGATACATATTTATGGTAAAGAGGTGTATTATGGAGCAATATACGGATGATTAGTGTTGATTTAATCCCTTAAGAGTGGTATATTTACACTGGAACAAACGAAGGCCAATCTCGTGGCACCTGAGAATGCATTTGGGCATCAACCGATACGAACAGAAATCATGGTAGTAGAAGGATAATTCTCTCCTATCTGACAAAAGAAAATAGTTGCGTTTTCCGGACCAAACTGGGCCACTGTTCCGGAGTCAAAGTGGGCCAGGGTTCTGGACTAAACTGGGCCACCTTAACGGAGCAAAGTGGGCCACTTTCACCGGAATACGCAAATAGTACCGCCAACGAACAAAAGAAGGAGGTCGGATCATGGTACTGAAGATGGCAAACGGCGCACAGAAACAAACGCGATTCGCTTTTGGCGAGAGGGCCAAGAAACTCAAGAGCAAGAGGGTTCGCAAGAGCACGATAGTCTCCAGGATAGATGGCACGAAGGGTCCGACCACGAAATACACCTACTTGCCGGGGGTCAGGATTTGCTTTGATACGGCGAGATTGATGACCGAATCTTACCAGTCTACCGAGGGGCAGCCTGAGGTTATCAGGAGAGCCAGGGCGATGGATCATATCCTGAGCCACATGACGATATACATTAGTGATGACGAACTGATCGTGGGGAATATCGCCAGCGACCCCTATGGTCTGCCCATCCATCCCGAACTCCAGTGGAAAGATATGGACAAGGCCCTCAAGGGCGATATGGCGGACATGGTGGATGAACGCGGCAGGGCGGAGTGGGAGAAGATTCGCGACTACTGGAAAGGGAAAACCATTGATGAC
It encodes:
- a CDS encoding pyruvate formate lyase family protein, which codes for MVLKMANGAQKQTRFAFGERAKKLKSKRVRKSTIVSRIDGTKGPTTKYTYLPGVRICFDTARLMTESYQSTEGQPEVIRRARAMDHILSHMTIYISDDELIVGNIASDPYGLPIHPELQWKDMDKALKGDMADMVDERGRAEWEKIRDYWKGKTIDDRVLAILPDEIKRVLGPTGKTEMTWAAQWSSQKGLGSPNYHTLFELGLNGVIGKAEDRLRQLGAELKNESISGDEYIDKINTLQAMIIASKGMIK